ACCTGCTGTGTCAGCGGAGCTTTCAGTTTTTCAACAGTAGGTTCATCATCATCGTCAACTTCTACTACAGTGGCAACTTCTGCAACAACTTCAACTTCTTCTGCCTTAGCGGGTTCAGCCTCTTCAGCAATGGTTTCTGCTTCTTCTGCAACCGGGGTTTCATTCACCTCAGCATTGACCTCTTCAGGCATGTTTTCAGCATTGGTCAACTCCCCGTTGACGTTTAATTCGTCGTTTGTCATTCTTTTCTTCTTTGTGGCATCCTGCGATACCGGGTTAATAATAAGTGAGTTATGCGGTTCAGACGGACAGGATCACTCCCATAGCCGGGCCATAGAAGCGCCGGCCAAACCGGGGTGCAAAGGTAAAAAAATATTTTATTATCAGGAAGGTAAGAAGTTAATTTTCAAAGAGAAAAAAACATCGGGCCTGTATTTCTTTCTTATTAATGCAGAATAAATAACCCGCTTACTTACAAGACCAGGAAGATGACGCAGAAGACAGCCTGTATTGTTAAGCACTCATAAGGTAACTGTGCCAAACAAAGCAGAAAGAGTTTACCCCATTAAACAACTTTTGCCACCCTCGGGAAAGATATCCGGATAGTGGCAAAAGCAGACTTAAAAGGACTTCTGATTGCTGCAGATTTAAAAACTACTTCTTACCCTGGTTCTTTGCCATCTCCTCAAGCCTTTTTTGGAAGTTTGACTTCTTCACAGGCTTTTTCTTGTTTTCCTGAATCTGAGCATGAAGTTTGTCCTCATTTACAAAACGACGGATAACGTACATCTGCGCGAAGGTCATCAGGTTAGCCAGCAAATAATAATAGCTTAGTCCGGAGGAATAGCTGTTAAAGAATCCGAGGAACATCACAGGCATCAGGTACATCATGGTTTTCATTCCCGGCATCTGATTTCCGGTCGACATCATATCGTTGTTTATCTTGGTGTAGATAATGGTTGATATGGTCATCAGCAGGGTGAAAAGACTCACGTGGTCACCATAGAAAGGGATGGTAAAAGGCAGATCGAGTATGGAATCGTAACTCGAAAGGTCATGCGCCCAAAGGAAAGACTCCTGCCTCAATTCGATGGAAGCAGGAAAGAAACGGAACATGGCAAGCAGGATCGGGAACTGCAACAGCATGGGAACGCAGCCCGACATCGGGTTCACCCCGGCCTTTTTGTACAAGGTCATGGTAGCCTGCTGCTTTTTCATCGCATCTTCTTTCTTCGGATACTTTGCGTTGATCTCGTCCACTTCAGGCTTAAGCAGGCGCATTTTGGCCGAAGACATATAAGTCTTGTATGCAATCGGGAAGAGAACGATTTTCAACAATATCGTAAGAATCAATATGATAATGCCATAATTCAGGTTAAACCCTTCAAGAAAGTTAAAGACAGGAATTACAGCAAAACGGTTGATCCATTGCATTAAGAAGAAACTCCAGCCAAGCGGTATCTGTCGTTCAAGATCCAGCTTGTACTTGCGCATCAGGTTATACTTGTTCGGGCCAAAATAAAATGACATCCCGAGACTTTTATCGACCATGGGATTGAAAGGCAGAGAAAGAACAGCCTGCATCTGTTCAAGGTACTTCATCTCTTTTTCAGGTTCCCGCACTTTCGACAATTCGGCATTCTGAAACAACTCTCCGGCGATCAGTGAAGCAGAGAAAAACTGCTGCTTAAAGGAAACCCATTTAACGCGGGTATTGATGTTCTTACTGTCATCCTTTCTTTCGCTCAGGTAGTCCACTTCACCGTCAGAATGCCTGAAATGTATGGTTGTATTAAGTTTCTCATTTTCGAGATTTTTCTCCTGCCTCAGCAAACGTGCATTCCAGTTGATATTCAGTTCTTTTGTATTGGGTGCAATTATCCCCTCCATATTGACAAAATTCACCTCAAAGTCAACCATATAATTGTCGCCTTTTACCGTGTAGAGATATTCAATATAGCTATCGGGCAATGCAATGCTGTCAGAGCTTCCGGCAAACAGCCTCATGGCAAACTGCAGGGAATCATTCCCACTGATTCTCAGTTCATCCTGCCCTTGAAATCTTTGATCGGTCCATGAAGGCAGAAAATAAAGGTCACCGGTTGTAATCGGCCTTACATCAGTGAAAAAAGCCAGTTCGAACATGGAGGAATCCGGCACAAAAAGAATTGCAGGCTTACCATCAAAAGTTTTATACTCTTTTAATTCAACCTTACTGATTCGTCCGCCCTTATTACTTACGGTGAGTTTAAGCAGGTCAGTCTCAACAATAAATTCCTTATCAACTCCTGAAGCGGAAACTGCAAATGGCCCGAATACAGAGTTCCTGGCAGCGACCAGCGCTCCGGAATCGATATCCTGTGCCGGGGATGGCATTTCTGCAACGGAATTCTTCAGCTCTTCACGCTGAGCCTGCTGAACACGGACTGAATCAGATACTGCCCTTTGAATCGCAGCAATGGAATCCTGGGTGCGCTTCCTGGCTTCCAGCTCTTCTTTGGATGGTGACATCATCACAGTGTAACCAATCATAATGGCGAAGATCAGAAGCAGGCCAATGATAGAATTCTTGTTCATGAAAATAAGATAAAGTAAATGAAAAGAAGGAGGCAAAATTAATTAAAAGCAGGGAAATGCACCAAAATAAAATATCCTGAAGATTCCTGCACAAATCTTACCGCCAGATTACCGGCATTTGCAATGCCCTGATGATGGTGACCTTTATTTGCGAAGACTGAAATCCAGTGCAGCTTTAACAAAATGAACAAACAAAGGATGAGGACTGGCAACAGTACTGCGGTATTCAGGATGAAACTGTATCCCAACAAACCAGGGATGCTCCGGTAACTCGATAATCTCAACCAGATCATCCTTACGGTTTATCCCTGAAGTAAGCATCCCTGCGTTCCGGTATTGATCCAGATAAAAATTGTTGAATTCATACCTGTGACGGTGCCTTTCGGTTATCTCTGCCTTTCCGTAGACTGCCATGGCTTTTGTGCCGTCGGCTATGGTACAGGGGTATGCTCCCAGCCTCATTGTTCCGCCCTTATTACAGATATTTTTCTGGGCCTCCATAATATCAATCACAGGGTGTTTGGTATCAGGGTCCATCTCTGTTGAATTTGCGCCTTTTAAACCAAGCACATTGCGTCCGAATTCTATCACGGCACACTGCATTCCCAGGCAAATACCAAGAAAAGGCACATTATTTTCCCTGGCAAAGCGAATGGATTCAATCTTTCCTTCAATGCCGCGGTTCCCGAATCCGGGCGCAACCAGAATTCCGTCAAGCCCTTCGAGCGAGGCAGCCACCGTTTCAGGGGTTATGCTTTCGGAATGGATTGGCCTGACCATTACCTTGCATTCATTCACTGCACCGGCATGCACAAAGGCTTCGTTTATTGATTTATAGGCATCTTTTAACTCCACGTACTTGCCGATCAAACCAATGGTAACCTGATTTTTCGGGTGTTTAAGTTTGTAAAGGAATTCCTCCCACTTTCTGAGATCCGGCAAATGGCTGGCAGGCATGCGCATTTTCTCAAGCACCTCTACATCAAGTTTTTCGTCACGCATCAGCAGCGGCACATCGTAAATTGATTCGGCATCAATGGATTCTATCACTGCCGTAGGGTCCACGTTACAAAAGAGGGCAATCTTATTGCGCATCCCTTCATTGAGATGCTTTTCGGTACGACATACGATGATATCAGGTTGTACCCCCTGTTCAAGCAACGCCTTTACAGAGTGTTGGGTGGGCTTGGTCTTCAGCTCCCCCGCGGCAGCAAGATAAGGAACCAGTGTAAGATGAATCACCAGGCAATCCGTTCCGATCTCCCAGCGCATCTGACGGACAGATTCAATGTAAGGCAGGGATTCGATGTCACCGACGGTTCCTCCGATCTCCGTGATCACAAAATCGTATTTGCCTTCATTTCCAAGCAGTTTGATTCTTCTTTTTATTTCATCGGTAATGTGAGGGATAACCTGAACTGTTTCGCCAAGGTAATCGCCGTGTCGCTCCTTTTCAATCACCGACTGGTAAATACGTCCCGTCGTAACGTTATTAGCCTGCGATGTAGGTACATTCAGATAACGCTCGTAGTGACCAAGATCCAGATCCGTCTCAGCACCGTCCTCTGTCACAAAACATTCTCCATGTTCGTAAGGATTCAGTGTACCAGGATCAATATTTATATAGGGATCCAGTTTCTGGATGGTTACGCTGAAACCCCTTGCCTGCAGCAATTTGGCCAGCGAAGCTGAAATAATCCCCTTTCCCAGCGATGAAGCCACACCTCCGGTAACAAAAACATACTTTGTTGATGGCATTCTACTTGTTGTTTTTTAAAATCATTATTAATTCCGGTAAACAACCGGAAAAAAGTGTACAAAAGAGAGGACGTGCAGATCTATCAATACAGAAGATCGGATTATACATCTTTAAGGTTGTCAGCAACTGCCTGAACCTGAATTTACCGTTCTCCCGAAACCCGTCATTCAACGTATTATAGACCATCCTGACTTCTGAATGTCAGGCAGCAAAAATACAAACCTCCGGCTAAAAAGCGAGAACCTGTTAAGAAATTATGAAAAGTTTTTTAAGTTTTTTGAAAAGACCGGGAATCCCGTTTATGATCATTTGCCCGCCTTTATACTGTTTAGAATTGCATCATAAATCTCATCTTTATCATATGGTTTGGAAAGAAACTTATCCATGCCCACTTCAAAGCTTTTTTTGCGGAATGACTCCTCCGAGTACGCTGTTAATGCAATGATGGGTATTTCTACTTTTTTCCTCCTCAATTCTATGGTTGCTTCCCAGCCATTCATCTGGGGCATATCTATATCCATAAGTATCACATCATATTCTCCGTTGAGGCATTCATTTACTGCTTCAAGACCATCTCCGACCAGGGTATAATTCCATCCCATTCTTTTTATCAGGATCTCTATTATCCTCTGATTTAGCAGATTATCTTCAGCTATCAGTATCCTTATCGACCTGTCTTCCTTTTCCATGTCTATTACAGTAGATTCATGCCTGAATTCCATAAATTCCCGTGTATACATTTTCACTATCCCTTAATCCGGAATCAGTAAAAAGGTAATACGGATTTCGGGCTATAATTTGAAAAAAAATAAAAAAAGGCTACCAGTGTGAATGCTGATAGCCTAAAATGATGTAAAATACCGGCTACTGTCCCAGGTAAGACTTCAGCAGTTTACTTCTGGAGGTGTGTTTTAACCTTCGGATGGCTTTCTCTTTTATCTGCCTGACACGTTCACGGGTCAGATCGAATTTGGCACCTATTTCCTCGAGCGTGAGTCCATGGTTCATACCTATTCCATAATAGAGATTTACAACATCACGCTCCTTTTCAGTGAGGGTTGCCAGCGAACGCTGAATTTCCCTGGCCAGCGATTCGCGCATCAAACCGGCATCGGTTACGGGGGTATCTTCATCCACAAAGATGTCGATGAATTTCATATCTTCATCCTCAGTAAGGGGCGCATCCATCGAAATATATCTGGTCGATATCTTGAGCGCTGCATCTATCTTATACTCGGGAATTTCAAGCGCTGCTGCCAGTTCATCGGGTGATGGAGGACGTTCAAACTTCTGCTCGAGGCGGGAGGACTCCTTCTTGATTTTATTCAATGACCCCACCTGGTTTAGCGGAAGACGCACAATACGCGACTGCTCGGCCAATGCCTGAAGAATGCTCTGGCGTATCCACCAAACGGCATAAGAGATAAATTTGAATCCACGTGTTTCATCAAAACGCTGAGCCGCTTTAATCAATCCGAGGTTGCCCTCATTGATCAGGTCGGGAAGGCTTAATCCCTGGTTCTGATATTGTTTAGCGACTGAAACCACAAAACGAAGATTAGCCTTGCAGAGTTTCTCCAATGCCTGCTGATCACCCTGACGTATACGCTGGGCAAGCTGGACTTCCTCTTCAGCGCTGATCAGTTCTTCTTTGCCAATATCCTGCAGATATTTGTCAAGCGATGCAGTTTCGCGATTGGTTATAGATTTGGTTATTTTAAGTTGTCTCATAGCGGAGGTTTGTTTTGAAGGCAGGATAAGACCTGTCCATTCTGATTATTAACAATTCTGTCAACTTTAAGTTCAATCTGAAACCGGAAGAGTGGAGTCCGATTACATACACCTGAAGGGATGCGTAAGATACACATCCCTTATCCAACGAACTTCTTATCTGCAGGTTACTACATCCCAAATCCGTAGTAAGCCCGGGTTCTGTTCGGATAGATTCCCTCGAGCAAAACACCACCCTGTTTACCTTCGAGTGCCCGGGCCAGATCAGCCCGGCTGGTCACCGCTTTCCCGTCAACCTGAGTGATAATATAGCCCTGCCTGATGCCGGCATTGCGCAGTTTCCCATCCCTGAGCGAAGTAACCTGAAGGCCGCCTTCAATACCAAGTTCTGATCTGATCTCCTTGCTTACCGGTTCGAAAGTAGCTCCCAGCAACGCATTGACATCAACCTCTTCACGTTTGACGGCATTGGTATTTCCATCCCTGTTCTTTAAAGTAACGTTGAAAGCGATATCTTTATTATTGCGCTTTACGGCAACGTTTACCTTGTCACCCGGACGGTGCTGACCGATAATTTCAAGCAACTCTGAAGTTGAATTTACTGCAACTCCTTCAATATTCATGATTATATCTCCCGATCTCAGACCTGCATCGCGTGCAGCCCCATTGTCAGTCACTTCCGCAACATAAACACCGCGAATCTCAGAAATGCCCTGCTCTTCAGCCAGCCTGCTGTCAAGTTCACGGATACTGACGCCAAGGAAACCACGTTGTACGGTCCCGAACTCCCTCAGGTCTTCCACCACTTTTCGCACAATGTTTGCGGGAATCGCGAATGAGTACCCGGCATAATATCCGGTTCCTGAAGCTATGGCTGCATTGATTCCTATCAGCTCCCCTCGGGTATTTACCAGTGCGCCTCCGCTGTTCCCCCTGTTCACGGCAGCATCTGTCTGTATAAAGGATTCAATGGCAGCACCGTCAGGAGAACCCAGAATATTGATATTACGGGCTTTGGCACTTACGATGCCCGCCGTTACCGTAGAAGTAAGATTAAAAGGATTTCCTACTGCCAACACCCATTCTCCTACCTGCAACTGATCTGAATTACCGTAAATCACATAAGGAAGATCCTTTGCATCAATTTTGATCACGGCCAGATCTGTTGAAGGATCGGTCCCGATTATCCTGGCCTCGAATGTGCGTTTGTCGTTCAGGGTCACTTCCACCTTGTTTGATTCGGTAACCACATGGTTATTGGTGACAATATAACCATCCGGCGAGATGATGACACCTGATCCGGTGGCAATGATCGGTGAAGATCCGCCCCTGGGAGATCTTTCGCCGAAAAAGTCCCTGAAATCGAAGAAATAATCATAAACGCTGCTTTTGCGCAGATATTCAGTCTTAATGTGCACTACTGCATGCACTGTATTGCTGGCGGCGGCTGTAAAATCAGGCAAAACCATAGGTGCTACTGAAACCGGCATATTGGTAAGGTATGCCGGCACCCTTTGTGAATTATCCTGAGCTGCCTGTTCACTTTTCCTGTTGCTGATCAGACTGTAAGCGGCAACGGCTATAATCCCGCCGGCCATGGCTATCAACAAACTCCCGACTATTCTTTTCATAACCCGGTAACTGATTTATTTGAGTTAGTAATTTTAGTTAATGCCCATGAAATTCATCCTCTGTTTTCCTGATGGCGGGCATTGATTTAAACGCAATTTGAATACCAATGTTACAAATACTGATGTTAAAAAGTGTTAATCATCTAAAAGTCAGGTACGACGCTTAAAACCTGCCCTGTTTAAGTTTGACGTCCGGATGCTTAAAAAACCTGATTGATTGCCAGATACACCCGCAAAGCAACTTAATCCGGAAATTAATGCATATGATACCAATGGCATGCAAGCTGAAATCGCATAATAACGGATTATTCTGACGCAGCACCCTTGAAATAGGCATTATACTTTTATTTTTAACAGAAATTGTTTAATTTTGACCCTTTCGACATGAGTATGACATTTTGTCAAAAGCCGTGACTTATGATAAAATTCTACAAATTCCATGGCACCGGCAATGATTTTATCATGCTGGATGGCAGGGAATTGTTAACAATACCCACCCCTGATGAAATCAGGCAATTATGTCACCGGCAAATGGGTATAGGTGCTGATGGGCTGATTATCGTCAAGCCTGTTGAAGGTTTTGATTTTGAAATGATTTACTTCAATGCTGACGGCAGCCTGGCTACCATGTGCGGCAACGGAGCACGCTGTGCGGTGGCATTCGGTTATATTTCAGGTATGTCTGGTTCAGATATTACTTTTAAAGCCGGGGATGGTGGTCATAGTGGAACACTTCAGCCTTTGACAGATTACAAATGGATGGTTGAAATCAGCATGGGCAATATCAGCATCCCTGACCATACCGGCGAGTCTACAGAAATTCACACCGGCACACCGCATCTGGTTATTATCACCCGGGATCCTGACTCGGTAAATGTGCCTGTGGAAGGACGCCGGATCAGATATTCCGAACCCTATCAGACAAGCGGGATTAACGTTAATTTTCTGTCCATCCGGGATAACCGGCTTAAAGTTCGCACGTATGAAAAAGGCGTGGAAGATGAAACACTTTCCTGCGGAACCGGGGTTACTGCATGCGCCGCTGTCGCCGCAATGAAGACCGGGGTAAACAACTGGATTATTGAAACCCGCGGAGGCATTCTGGAAGTCAGGTTGAAAAAAAATGAAACCATTTTTGATAATGTCAGGCTGAAAGGCCCTGCAGCAATGGTTTTCTGCGGCGAATTTACGGGCAGTTTTCCGCGATAAAACTATCACCTTTGCACATGAACCGGATAAATAAAAAACAACCTGCACAATGATCGGCAAAAAAATAAGGCTTAGGGCTCCGGAGCCTGCTGACATTGACATACTATACCACTGGGAAAACGACCCGGAAATCTGGCATGTAAGCAACACCTCCGCACCTTATTCAAGATTTGCCATTGAACAGTATGTATTGAATGCAGGGCACGACATTTTTAACTCAAGGCAACTACGTTTGATGATTGTTACGCTTGAAAGCGAATCTGTCGCGGCAGGTGCGATTGACCTGTTTGACTATGAACCAATTCACAGTAGGGCAGGCGTGGGCATCATGATCGGTAAAGCATTCCGGGGTAAAGGATATGCCAGTGAAGCCCTTGCGCTGATACTGGATTATTGCAGAAATATATTGAACCTGCACCAGGTCTATTGCAACATCTCTGAAGATAACGCTGCAAGTATCAGGTTATTTGATGAAGCGGGTTTCAGGAAAAACGGCGAAAAGAAAGAATGGCTTCTCCTGAACGGAAAATGGACAAATGAATTTTTTTATCAGCTTTTTCTGAAATAAAAATCCCGGCCTGTCATGAGTGAATACTATCATCCGCGATACAGTAATATGAGGAGATCCGGCAGAAAACCCGGAAGACGACTTTTCTGGATATTCGTCCTTTTCGTGCTGTTTGCAGTTATTGCCGCCTGGTTCCTTTATATGATCCTGCTTAAGGACAATGTCTACACAGCATCTGAAAACGAAGCATATATTACCATCCCCACCGGAAGCTCTTTCAGGGATGTAACAACGGAACTTTATTCTCACGGACTGATCATCAACCGCAAAAATTTTGAACTGGTAGCAAGGTTAAAAAAATACGATCAGTCGGTTAAGGCAGGGCGATACAGGTTGACTGACGACATGAATAACCTTCAATTAGTCAGATTACTGCGATCAGGTAACCAGACCCCGGTTAAAGTGATTTTCAATAATATAAGAACACCGGACCAGCTTGCCGGCCGGATTTCCCGGCAAATTGAGGCTGATTCAGTTTCGATTATTAAGCTGTTCAACGACAGTGCCTATCTTGATTCACTCGGGGTTACCATAACCAGCCTTTTCACCATAATCATTCCAAATACTTATGAATTATACTGGAATACCAACGCAAGATCTTTTATTAACCGGATGAAACGCGAATCTGAAAAGTTCTGGGAAGGTTCGCGAAGCCTAAAGCTGAGTCAGATCAACATGAACCGGCACGAAGTGATTACCCTTGCTTCAATTGTTGAAAAAGAAACGAATAAGAATGATGAAAAAGCCAGGGTGGCCGGCGTTTATATAAACAGGCTTAAAAACGGTTGGCTGCTCGAAGCGGACCCCACCCTGGTATTTGCTCATGGAGATTTTGAAATTCGCAGGGTACTCAGCAGTCATAAACAAATTGATTCTCCTTACAATACTTACAAAAACAAGGGGCTCCCCCCCGGACCAATCTGCCTGCCTTCCATAGCCTCCATCGATGCCGTACTAAATTACGAAGATCATAACTACATGTTTTTTTGTGCCAGAGAGGACTTCTCAGGATATCATAACTTTGCCCGCACACTGGAGCAACACAACCTGAATGCCTGGAAATACCAGCAGGCGTTAAACAGAAGAAACATTTACCGTTGACAGGCGTTCCAATTAGTCTTAAATCAGCAGTCTGTCCATTTTTTTTTAATCTATGAGAAGAGCATTCAAAGCATACGATATCAGAGGGATATACAACAGCGATTTTAATGGCGGGGATGTATACAAAATCGGCTTTTTGCTGCCCGCTCTGCTGAAAGCCGAAACTGTGCTGGTCGGGCACGATGTAAGAACATCATCCCCTGAAATTCTTGAATACCTGTGCAAAGGCATTACCGATGCAGGAGCTGATGTGCATGTGGGGGGAGAATGCACCACACCTATGATTTACTGGGCAACCGCTAAGTTCAACTACCAGGCTTCGGTAATGATTACCGCATCACATAACCCGGCAAATTACAATGGCTTGAAAATTTCCAGGGCCAAGGCGCTTCCCGTCGGATTTGACAGCGGGCTTTCAGAACTGCTCGAACTGGCTGAAACTACAGACATCAAGCCGGCCGCCATTCCTGGAACTTACAGCAGTTTAAATTTTATTTCTGACTACCTCGATTTCCTGAAAACATACCAGGAAGATTACCGGAGTCTGCGGATAGCCATTGATTGCTCCAATGGGATGGGATCTCTGCTGGCCAGACAGTTATTTGGAGATGAACCTCTTTATATTTTTGAAGAACGCGATGGCACTTTCCCAAATCACCAGCCAAATCCTCTTGAGGAAGAAAACGTTAAAGACCTGAAGCATCTGGTTATAGAAAACAACTTCGATATAGGGATGATCTTCGACGGAGATGCCGACAGGGTAATGTTTGTGGATGAAAAAGGCCGTTTTATTCAGCCTGACATGATGATTGCGGTTCTGGCCGGTTACTTTTCCGGCAAGGGATTGACAGGCAAAGCTATTCAGGATATCAGGACATCGAAATCAGTAACGGAAGCGGTGGAAGCCAAAGGTTTTGAAATGCATATGTGGCGGGTTGGAAGAGCCTACGCTGCTTTAAAATTAAGGGAAATTGACGGCTTATTCGGCGGTGAACTCGCCGGGCATTACTACTTCAGGGATTTTTACTATTCTGACTCAGCTTACCTGGCTGCACTGCTTATTTTGTCGGAGCTGAAAAAGCATAAAGCCCTCGGATTAAGTCTGTCCGGAATGATCGATGCAATCAGCAGATACGCAGGTACCGGTGAGATCAATTTCCACGTTGAGAAGAAAAACGAAGCGATGGAAGCGCTCAGGAAAGCTTTTTGTGACATAGAAGAGCCAGTTGCTTTTTACGATTTCGATGGATACAGGATTGAGTTCAGGGATTGGTGGTTCAATGTTCGGCCTTCAAATACAGAACCATACCTTCGCTTCCTGGCCGAAGCCGGATCACAGGAACTGCTGAATATCAAGAAGGCCAAAGCCCTTGAGATCCTTCAACCATTTATCACTGAGAACCTCCATGTACATTAGGCTCCGGGGAGCATATGCCCTCCTGTTTCTGCTTCTGCTACTGCCTTTTATCATCATTGCCCAAAAACCGGCACAGCAGCATAGTAATCCGGACACAACAGAAAGCAATACAATCAACAAGGCCCGGATAAACGGACTGTTGATCGGCGGTGGTCTGGCATATGCCGGCAGTATGACCGGGCTATACCATTTGTGGTTTAAAAATTATCCGCAATCCTCCTTTCACTTCATCAACGATAATCATGAATGGCTCCAGATGGATAAAGCAGGCCATGCTACCTCGTCGTATTACATAGGGCTACTCGGAAATGAAGCGCTCCGTTGGGCAGGTTTCAACAATAAGAAAGCCGCATGGTATGGTGGCAGTATGGGATTCGCCTACCTTACCGTTATTGAAATCCTGGATGGTTTCTCTGCCGGCTGGGGGGCTTCTTCCGGTGATCTGATCGCAAACAGCCTTGGATCGGCAGCATTCATCAGTCAGCAATTAATCTGGGAGGAACAGCGCATACTTATGAAATGGTCGTTTCATATGACCGGATATGCGAAATACAGACCCGACCTGCTTGGCAGGTCTTTTACCGAGAGGGCCCTTAAAGACTACAATGGACAAACCATCTGGCTGTCAGCCAATATCCGTTCATTCCTGAAAAACGAACGCCGTTTCCCCGGATGGCTGAATATTGCATTTGGCTATGGTGCTGAGGGGATGATCGGGGCGAACTCCAATCCCGCCTTCCACAACGACGAGCCGGTTCCTGGATTTGACAGATACAGGCAATTCTACATCTCACCAGATATCGATCTCACGAGGATAAGGACGAAATCTCCATTGCTGAATAAAACCCTTAAAACCTTCGGGTTTCTGAAAATTCCCCTGCCGGCGCTTGAATTCAGCAGCAAAGGCGTAAAATTTCATCCCCTGTATTTCTAAGCAGAACTATACATTGAAACGGATATGCATAATATCGCCGTCTTCAACAATATAGTTCTTCCCTTCGACATAAAGTTTACCGGCTTCACGGCAGGCATGTTCCGATTTCAGCTCGATGAAATCCTTGTATTTCATCACTTCGGCACGAATAAAACCCCGCTCCAGGTCGCTGTGGATTACCCCGGCAGCCTGCGGTGCAGTCATTCCCTTTTTAATGGTCCATGCACGAACTTCTTTGGGTCCGGCGGTGAAAAATGACATCAGATTTAATATATCATAGGCGGAGCGAACCAGCTTATTTACTCCGGGTTCCGACAGACCTGCATCCTCAAGGAAAATCCCGCGGTCTTCAGCACTTTCCAGCTCGGCAATCTCAGCTTCCAGCGCACCGGCAATCACCAGAACCTGGGTATCCTCATTTTTTACCGCTTCCTTTATCTGATCCACATATTTGTTCCCGTTCACAGCCGATGTATCATCCACATTACAAACATAGATAACCGGCTTATCCGTCAGCAGGTACATATCATCAATAAACCGGCGGTCGTTTTCTTCTATTTCGAGAGACCGCACTGACTGAAAGCCTTCGAGATGTTCTTTTACCCTGGTGAGCACATCTATACCATGCTTTGCATCTTTGTCCCCCGATTTCGCAATTTTTTCAAGGCGCTGGATTTTCCGTTCAACCAGGTCGAGGTCCCTGATTTGCAGCTCAAGGTCAACAATCTCCCGGTCGCGGACCGGATTAACCGAACCCTCAACATGAGGCAGGTTCTCATCGTCGAAGCAACGCAACACATGAATAATCGCATCTGTTTGCTGAATATCTGCCAGAAATTTATTCCCGACGCCTTCGCCCTGACTGGCGCCCTTAGCCAAACCCGGAATATCAACAATTTCAACAGTTACCGGCACTACCCTTGCCGATTTGATCAGTTTATCAATTTCATACAAGCGGTCATCCGGAAC
This sequence is a window from Lentimicrobium saccharophilum. Protein-coding genes within it:
- a CDS encoding Do family serine endopeptidase, which gives rise to MKRIVGSLLIAMAGGIIAVAAYSLISNRKSEQAAQDNSQRVPAYLTNMPVSVAPMVLPDFTAAASNTVHAVVHIKTEYLRKSSVYDYFFDFRDFFGERSPRGGSSPIIATGSGVIISPDGYIVTNNHVVTESNKVEVTLNDKRTFEARIIGTDPSTDLAVIKIDAKDLPYVIYGNSDQLQVGEWVLAVGNPFNLTSTVTAGIVSAKARNINILGSPDGAAIESFIQTDAAVNRGNSGGALVNTRGELIGINAAIASGTGYYAGYSFAIPANIVRKVVEDLREFGTVQRGFLGVSIRELDSRLAEEQGISEIRGVYVAEVTDNGAARDAGLRSGDIIMNIEGVAVNSTSELLEIIGQHRPGDKVNVAVKRNNKDIAFNVTLKNRDGNTNAVKREEVDVNALLGATFEPVSKEIRSELGIEGGLQVTSLRDGKLRNAGIRQGYIITQVDGKAVTSRADLARALEGKQGGVLLEGIYPNRTRAYYGFGM
- the dapF gene encoding diaminopimelate epimerase, which translates into the protein MIKFYKFHGTGNDFIMLDGRELLTIPTPDEIRQLCHRQMGIGADGLIIVKPVEGFDFEMIYFNADGSLATMCGNGARCAVAFGYISGMSGSDITFKAGDGGHSGTLQPLTDYKWMVEISMGNISIPDHTGESTEIHTGTPHLVIITRDPDSVNVPVEGRRIRYSEPYQTSGINVNFLSIRDNRLKVRTYEKGVEDETLSCGTGVTACAAVAAMKTGVNNWIIETRGGILEVRLKKNETIFDNVRLKGPAAMVFCGEFTGSFPR
- a CDS encoding GNAT family N-acetyltransferase; the protein is MIGKKIRLRAPEPADIDILYHWENDPEIWHVSNTSAPYSRFAIEQYVLNAGHDIFNSRQLRLMIVTLESESVAAGAIDLFDYEPIHSRAGVGIMIGKAFRGKGYASEALALILDYCRNILNLHQVYCNISEDNAASIRLFDEAGFRKNGEKKEWLLLNGKWTNEFFYQLFLK
- the mltG gene encoding endolytic transglycosylase MltG, with amino-acid sequence MSEYYHPRYSNMRRSGRKPGRRLFWIFVLFVLFAVIAAWFLYMILLKDNVYTASENEAYITIPTGSSFRDVTTELYSHGLIINRKNFELVARLKKYDQSVKAGRYRLTDDMNNLQLVRLLRSGNQTPVKVIFNNIRTPDQLAGRISRQIEADSVSIIKLFNDSAYLDSLGVTITSLFTIIIPNTYELYWNTNARSFINRMKRESEKFWEGSRSLKLSQINMNRHEVITLASIVEKETNKNDEKARVAGVYINRLKNGWLLEADPTLVFAHGDFEIRRVLSSHKQIDSPYNTYKNKGLPPGPICLPSIASIDAVLNYEDHNYMFFCAREDFSGYHNFARTLEQHNLNAWKYQQALNRRNIYR
- a CDS encoding phosphomannomutase/phosphoglucomutase, translating into MRRAFKAYDIRGIYNSDFNGGDVYKIGFLLPALLKAETVLVGHDVRTSSPEILEYLCKGITDAGADVHVGGECTTPMIYWATAKFNYQASVMITASHNPANYNGLKISRAKALPVGFDSGLSELLELAETTDIKPAAIPGTYSSLNFISDYLDFLKTYQEDYRSLRIAIDCSNGMGSLLARQLFGDEPLYIFEERDGTFPNHQPNPLEEENVKDLKHLVIENNFDIGMIFDGDADRVMFVDEKGRFIQPDMMIAVLAGYFSGKGLTGKAIQDIRTSKSVTEAVEAKGFEMHMWRVGRAYAALKLREIDGLFGGELAGHYYFRDFYYSDSAYLAALLILSELKKHKALGLSLSGMIDAISRYAGTGEINFHVEKKNEAMEALRKAFCDIEEPVAFYDFDGYRIEFRDWWFNVRPSNTEPYLRFLAEAGSQELLNIKKAKALEILQPFITENLHVH